The following are from one region of the Quercus robur chromosome 1, dhQueRobu3.1, whole genome shotgun sequence genome:
- the LOC126692565 gene encoding uncharacterized protein LOC126692565 — protein sequence MSSDASCDESSVREGAGYDETFGSGNESDFSLPSERESSAQSPDGNESFAEGEDEGRGDENDGGGMDIDGGNSDGEERSSEGTSEGTVDNRPFILPEDWAVNRFLPGMSGKVFRELRIRYQIPDHIPLRLPREGERCYSGRTADVGMYDAMFAAGLRLPLTALHRQLADFLGISVTQVAPNAWRTFIGAEILWGSFSGGHRQLTLGEFFYCYRPHHIASSKGTYHFNAREKGLRLVSDMPDSNRNWKSRYFFVEGTDWVCRQEEWATMPSGYFDNTWAFVKDSAYTRPHITDEQEEFIHRILEIPLEDRKCRDLITLDTLHLYCGGPNPSAEARRLEEFARRQMDSAKQRIRAAAARQKEERKAKEAGGEASSTPTAVAKVAKRKPDGSDGRPSKKPAVTPSVEPLKEKSPPTSGHGAGKGVMTSAGPVTEGPCRLLTHKEYAVGEVESLIKPTDMEPCDQVGTEDLGASALFDLSRALVRVKALRDRCVAKEGVVSRVRSHNKNLLNQQAQYKEAVRLLNQELQEVKEKLTTISGENVKLQGEVTALEEKLQTAGADAIGHFKTSQSFIDSCGQYYGTGFDDCLRQVASAFPELDLSGISMDDGDDVSLQPEPTPERDGSVVLAQPAANPTASDSPTVIVDVEDHQADGNPADAPPA from the exons atgtcgagtgacgcgtcttgtgacgagtcgtcagtccgcgaaggagcgggctacgacgagacCTTTGGCTCCGGAAACGAGTCGGACTTCTCCCTCCCGTCAGAGAGAGAGTCGTCAGCCCAATCTCCTGACGGCAATGAGAGTTTTGCTGAGGGAGAAGATGAGGGAAGAGGGGATGAAAATGACGGGGGTGGAATGGATATTGACGGAGGAAATAGTGACGGGGAGGAGAGATCCAGTGAAGGAACCTCGGAGGGTACCGTAGataaccgtcccttcattctTCCTGAGGATTGGGCCGTCAACAGATTTTTGCCTGGGATGAGTGGTAAAGTTTTTAGGGAGTTACGGATCCGTTATCAGATCCCAGACCACATCCCCCTCCGTCTCCCTAGAGAGGGTGAGAGGTGTTACTCCGGGCGGACAGCGGACGTTGGCATGTATGACGCCATGTTTGCTGCCGGCCTGAGGTTACCGTTGACGGCTCTTCACCGTCAACTAGCTGACTTCCTTGGAATATCCGTCACCCAGGTTGccccaaacgcctggaggacttTTATAGGAGCTGAAATCCTGTGGGGCAGCTTTAGTGGAGGGCACCGTCAGCTTACACTCggagaatttttttattgctataGGCCTCATCACATTGCCTCGTCTAAGGGGACTTATCATTTTAATGCCCGAGAGAAAGGGCTACGGTTAGTGTCAGATATGCCTGACTcaaataggaactggaagagtAGGTATTTTTTCGTTGaggggacggactgggtgtgCCGTCAGGAGGAGTGGGCGACGATGCCCAGTGGTTACTTTGACAATACCTGGGCCTTTGTCAAGGATTCAG ctTATACCCGTCCGCATATAACTGACGAGCAGGAGGAGTTCATCCATCGGATTCTAGAAATTCCTTTGGAGGACCGTAAGTGCAGGGATTTGATTACCCTTGACACCCTCCATCTATACTGTGGGGGCCCAAATCCGTCAGCGGAAGCTCGTAGGTTGGAGGAGTTTGCGCGACGTC AGATGGATTCTGCGAAGCAAAGGATACGGGCTGCCGCAGCTCGTCAGAAGGAGGAGAGGAAGGCCAAGGAAGCAGGGGGGGAGGCCTCGTCAACCCCCACGGCCGTCGCCAAAGTGGCGAAGAGGAAACCTGACGGGAGTGACGGCCGTCCCTCAAAAAAGCCTGCCGTCACTCCGTCAGTCGAACCATTGAAGGAAAAGTCCCCTCCGACGTCTGGCCATGGTGCGGGAAAGGGGGTGATGACTTCTGCTGGTCCCGTCACTGAGGGTCCGTGCCGTCTCCTAACCCACAAAGAATATGCCGTCGGGGAGGTTGAGTCCCTGATAAAACCAACGGACATGGAGCCCTGTGATCAAGTAGGGACGGAGGATTTAGGGGCGTCGGCCCTCTTTGATCTCTCCAGG gccttggttcgtgtCAAAGCCCTCCGTGACCGTTGCGTGGCGAAGGAGGGGGTCGTCAGTCGAGTTCGCAGCCATAACAAGAACTTGCTGAATCAGCAGGCTCAGTATAAGGAAGCCGTCCGTCTTCTTAACCAGGAGCTGCAGGAAGTCAAGGAGAAACTGACGACGATCAGTGGCGAGAACGTCAAGCTCCAAGGAGAGGTGACGGCTCTGGAGGAGAAGTTACAGACGGCGGGAGCTGACGCGATTGGACACTTCAAAACGTCGCAGTCATTTATTGACTCATGTGGTCAATATTACGGCACTGGGTTCGATGACTGCCTTCGACAGGTCGCGTCGGCCTTCCCAGAGCTGGACTTATCTGGGATTTCAATGGATGATGGAGACGACGTCTCTCTTCAGCCAGAACCCACTCCGGAGCGTGACGGCTCGGTAGTCCTGGCTCAGCCTGCTGCTAATCCTACAGCTTCAGATTCTCCAACCGTTATCGTGGATGTTGAAGATCATCAGGCTGACGGAAATCCTGCTGACGCTCCTCCTGCTTAA